In Thauera sp. JM12B12, one DNA window encodes the following:
- a CDS encoding sigma-54-dependent Fis family transcriptional regulator has protein sequence MTGVPQLSKAREDRVALARKAFFSRGVLPDDEVSPLILRSWARCRDSGLDPGSTRAVEVAGRGQLEESRNQSGRLLGLASGVMEHVFDQIRASGSMVILADLDGMIIHSLGDPAFVDRAQRVALQPGARWDEASLGTNGIGTALLERAPVEVFGSEHYLDRNVFLTCCASPIYDAHGNMAGVFDISGDYRNPQRHTMGLVRLSVQLLEKRLFEDEFAKHIVFAFHSRPEYVGSLQEGLIALGPDGAILGANRAAREWLVRQVGEAGTASFGDLFKLGFGTILDRAQGSAGELVRLGMKNGGEIWVQVRGMRPLAMAGAAMPESEESRPRAVAAAGARGTEPRAGDPLTLDQLATGDERMRRAIERARRIGGKDIPLLIQGESGSGKELFARAFHNASRRADGPFVALNCAAIPENLIESELFGYVGGAFTGARREGAIGKVQQAHGGTLFLDEIGDMPLAMQTRLLRVLQERSVTPVGGMRAIPVDIQLVCATHRVLRDAVANADFREDLYYRINGLTVTLPPLRERSDVSTLVDRLLQAEARESGRDEIRISAEVRQFFLRYAWPGNIRQLHSVIRVSAALLDDDEDEIGSLHLPEELFGPDPLCERNGQIAMAMSPPAAAPAVSPEATEPAVARSLDELELEAIAAVMREVKGNVSAAARRLGVSRNTLYRKLGRMS, from the coding sequence ATGACGGGTGTGCCGCAACTGAGCAAGGCGCGGGAGGATCGCGTCGCGCTCGCGCGCAAGGCGTTCTTCAGCCGGGGCGTGTTGCCCGATGACGAGGTGTCGCCGCTGATCCTGCGTTCGTGGGCGCGCTGCCGCGATTCCGGTCTCGACCCCGGCAGCACCCGCGCGGTAGAGGTCGCCGGGCGCGGTCAGCTCGAGGAGTCGCGCAACCAGAGCGGCCGCCTGCTCGGCCTTGCCAGCGGCGTGATGGAGCACGTGTTCGACCAGATCCGCGCCTCGGGCAGCATGGTCATCCTCGCCGACCTCGATGGCATGATCATCCACAGCCTCGGCGACCCTGCCTTCGTCGATCGCGCGCAGCGCGTCGCCTTGCAGCCCGGTGCGCGCTGGGACGAGGCCAGCCTGGGGACCAACGGCATCGGTACCGCGCTCCTCGAGCGCGCACCGGTGGAGGTCTTCGGATCCGAGCACTACCTGGACCGCAACGTCTTCCTCACCTGCTGCGCGTCGCCGATCTACGACGCCCACGGCAACATGGCGGGCGTGTTCGACATCTCGGGCGATTACCGCAACCCGCAGCGGCACACGATGGGCTTGGTGCGGCTGTCGGTGCAGCTGCTCGAGAAGCGTCTGTTCGAGGACGAATTCGCCAAGCACATCGTGTTCGCCTTCCACTCCCGGCCCGAGTACGTCGGCAGCCTGCAGGAGGGCCTGATCGCGCTCGGCCCCGATGGCGCCATCCTCGGCGCCAACCGCGCGGCGCGCGAATGGCTGGTGCGTCAGGTGGGCGAAGCCGGTACCGCCAGCTTCGGCGATCTGTTCAAGCTCGGCTTCGGCACCATCCTCGACCGCGCGCAGGGCAGCGCCGGCGAGCTCGTGCGCCTGGGCATGAAGAACGGCGGCGAGATCTGGGTCCAGGTGCGCGGCATGCGCCCGCTGGCCATGGCCGGGGCGGCGATGCCGGAGTCCGAGGAGTCGCGGCCGCGCGCGGTGGCCGCCGCCGGCGCACGCGGCACGGAACCCAGGGCAGGCGATCCGCTCACGCTCGACCAGCTGGCGACCGGCGACGAGCGCATGCGGCGCGCGATCGAGCGCGCGCGGCGCATCGGTGGCAAGGACATCCCGCTGCTCATCCAGGGCGAGTCCGGTTCGGGCAAGGAACTCTTTGCGCGCGCCTTCCACAATGCGTCGCGGCGTGCCGATGGCCCTTTCGTGGCGCTCAACTGCGCGGCGATTCCCGAGAACCTGATCGAATCCGAGCTCTTCGGCTATGTCGGCGGCGCCTTCACCGGCGCGCGCCGCGAGGGCGCGATCGGCAAGGTGCAGCAGGCCCACGGCGGCACATTGTTCCTCGACGAGATCGGCGACATGCCGCTGGCGATGCAGACCCGGCTGCTGCGCGTGCTGCAGGAGCGCAGCGTGACGCCGGTGGGGGGCATGCGCGCGATCCCGGTGGACATCCAGCTCGTTTGCGCCACGCACCGCGTGCTACGCGATGCGGTGGCGAACGCCGATTTCCGCGAGGACCTCTATTACCGCATCAACGGCCTCACGGTGACGCTGCCGCCGCTGCGCGAGCGCAGCGACGTGTCCACCCTGGTCGATCGCCTGCTGCAGGCCGAGGCGCGCGAATCCGGGCGCGACGAGATCCGCATCAGCGCCGAGGTGCGGCAGTTCTTCCTGCGCTACGCCTGGCCGGGAAACATCCGCCAGCTGCACAGCGTGATCCGGGTGTCGGCCGCGCTGCTCGACGACGACGAGGACGAGATCGGCTCGCTGCATCTGCCCGAGGAGCTGTTCGGTCCCGATCCGCTGTGCGAGCGCAATGGCCAGATCGCCATGGCGATGAGTCCGCCTGCCGCGGCGCCCGCCGTGTCGCCCGAGGCGACCGAGCCTGCGGTGGCGCGCAGCCTGGACGAGCTCGAGCTCGAGGCGATCGCCGCGGTGATGCGCGAGGTCAAGGGCAACGTCTCGGCAGCCGCGCGCCGGTTGGGCGTGAGCCGCAACACCCTTTACCGCAAGCTCGGGCGCATGAGCTGA
- a CDS encoding NADH-ubiquinone oxidoreductase-F iron-sulfur binding region domain-containing protein, which produces MADQHPATDPVAARRKTRGTPRGRQLDPAALREVEDLLAGRSRARDMLIEHLHALQDRHGHLALRHLRALAHWMNLPMAAVYETATFYAHFDIVPDGEIPPPAVTIRVCDSLSCELAGARTLHSALAAEVDPAEIRVLRAPCMGRCDVAPVIEAGHRHLGHATPAAVRALLRAGDLHPDPIGWQHLPDYEAGGGYRLLRDLRGGSITIEQISAVLQDAGLRGLGGAGFPTFRKWAFVRAEPAPRYMVINADEGEPGTFKDRHYLEQAPHRFLEGALVSALGVDAAALYIYLRDEYPGLHAVLREAIAEAEAAGLAAPGFIHLRRGAGAYICGEESALIESLEGKPGKPRHRPPFVAQKGLFDRPTLVNNVETVYWIPLLWQHGADWFASQGRHGRKGLRSFSVSGRVARPGVHLAPAGITLQELVDEYCGGMMEGHRLLAYLPGGASGGILPANRADIPLDFDTLQPHGCFIGSAAVIVISDQDDLRAVAKNLMAFFADESCGQCTPCRVGTEKMLGLLACDEWDADQLDRLARVMQDASICGLGQAAPNPVTSLLRFFPAELAKQGVTLRPAAANTESAS; this is translated from the coding sequence ATGGCCGATCAGCACCCCGCCACAGACCCCGTCGCCGCCCGCCGCAAGACCCGCGGCACCCCGCGCGGCCGCCAGCTCGACCCCGCCGCCTTGCGCGAGGTGGAAGACCTGCTCGCGGGCCGCTCGCGCGCGCGCGACATGCTCATCGAGCACCTGCACGCCCTTCAGGACCGGCATGGTCACCTGGCGCTGCGCCACCTGCGCGCGCTCGCGCACTGGATGAACCTGCCGATGGCCGCGGTTTACGAGACCGCCACCTTCTACGCCCATTTCGACATCGTGCCCGACGGAGAGATTCCACCGCCCGCGGTGACCATCCGGGTCTGCGACTCCCTGTCGTGCGAACTCGCGGGGGCGCGCACCCTGCATTCCGCACTCGCAGCCGAGGTCGATCCTGCGGAGATCCGCGTGCTGCGCGCACCCTGCATGGGCCGCTGCGACGTCGCGCCCGTGATAGAGGCAGGCCATCGCCACCTCGGCCACGCCACGCCGGCTGCCGTGCGTGCCTTGCTGCGCGCGGGCGACCTGCATCCCGATCCGATTGGCTGGCAGCACCTGCCCGACTACGAGGCGGGGGGCGGCTATCGCCTGCTGCGGGACCTGCGCGGCGGCAGCATCACCATCGAGCAGATCAGCGCCGTACTGCAGGACGCCGGCCTGCGCGGCCTCGGCGGCGCCGGCTTTCCCACCTTCAGGAAGTGGGCCTTCGTGCGCGCCGAGCCGGCCCCGCGCTACATGGTGATCAACGCCGACGAGGGCGAGCCGGGCACCTTCAAGGACCGCCATTACCTCGAGCAGGCCCCGCACCGCTTCCTCGAAGGCGCGCTCGTCAGCGCCCTCGGGGTCGACGCCGCGGCGCTCTACATCTACCTGCGCGACGAATACCCCGGCCTGCACGCGGTGCTGCGCGAAGCCATCGCCGAAGCCGAGGCCGCCGGCCTCGCCGCCCCCGGCTTCATCCACCTGCGCCGCGGTGCTGGCGCGTACATCTGCGGCGAGGAATCGGCGCTCATCGAGTCGCTCGAGGGCAAGCCCGGCAAGCCGCGCCATCGCCCGCCCTTCGTCGCGCAGAAGGGGCTCTTCGATCGCCCGACGCTGGTGAACAACGTCGAGACGGTGTACTGGATTCCGCTGCTGTGGCAGCACGGCGCCGACTGGTTCGCCAGCCAGGGCCGCCACGGACGCAAGGGCCTGCGCAGCTTCTCGGTATCGGGCCGCGTCGCGCGACCAGGCGTGCATCTGGCGCCGGCCGGCATCACCTTGCAGGAACTGGTCGACGAATACTGCGGCGGCATGATGGAGGGCCACCGCCTGCTCGCCTACCTGCCCGGTGGCGCCTCGGGCGGCATCCTGCCCGCGAACAGGGCCGATATCCCGCTCGACTTCGACACCCTGCAGCCCCATGGCTGCTTCATCGGCTCGGCCGCCGTCATCGTGATCTCCGACCAGGACGACCTGCGCGCGGTGGCGAAGAACCTGATGGCCTTCTTTGCCGACGAGTCCTGCGGCCAGTGCACGCCGTGTCGCGTCGGCACCGAGAAGATGCTCGGTCTGCTCGCGTGCGACGAATGGGACGCCGACCAACTCGACCGCCTCGCCCGGGTCATGCAGGACGCCTCGATCTGCGGCCTCGGCCAGGCCGCGCCCAACCCGGTGACCAGCCTGCTGCGCTTCTTCCCGGCCGAACTGGCGAAACAGGGCGTGACCCTGCGCCCGGCTGCGGCGAACACGGAATCCGCCTCATGA
- the fdhF gene encoding formate dehydrogenase subunit alpha: MSTPTSAPTHSPAPSLTAPSGAFELTLDGVRVQAFPGETLWQVARRAGERIPHLCFKDAPGYRADGNCRACMVEIEGERTLAASCIRPAMPDMVVKSASSERVRNAREGVMTLLLADQPARADSPDRSSHFWEMVDLMALDIDAPDAPHARLPPRRAAPNPPDTSHTAMHVNLDACIACNLCVRACREVQVNDVIGLAYRGAGSKIVFDFDDPMGDSTCVACGECVQACPTGALMPARIVDAHGRGDSACADRKVDSVCPYCGVGCQLTYHVKDEKIVFVEGRNGPSNENRLCVKGRFGFDYPNHPSRLTVPLIRREGVPKGLDPDFDPAKPLTHFRVASWDEALDLAAAGLRRLRDAHGPDALAGFGSAKCSNEEAWLFQKLVRTGFHSNHVDHCTRLCHASSVAALIECIGSGAVTASFMQAQQADVVILTGCNPTVNHPVAATYFKQAAKRGTKLIVLDPRGITMGAYAHRMVRFTPGSDVSLLNAMLNVIVTEHLYDEAYIAAHTEGFEALKAHVAPMTPEAMAPACGVAPDEIRDIARLYAKADRAMIFWGMGISQHTHGTDNARCLISLALATGQIGRPGTGLHPLRGQNNVQGASDAGLIPMVFPDYQPVGDAQIRAAFEELWNTPPDQPLADKPGLTVVEIVHAIHAGTIRGMYIQGENPAMSDPDLDHARGALARLEHLVVQDLFVTETAQFADVILPASAWAEKDGTVTNTNRQVQMGRAAVPLPGDARPDWWIIQEIARRLGLDWHYTHPRDVFAEMKRGMHSLDHISWERLQAEASVTYPCPADDAPGLDVVFGDRFPTASGRARFRPTVPLPPDEPIDDAFPTVLITGRQLEHWHTGSMTRRASVLDALEPAAVATLAPGELARLGLEPGAALSIETRRGRITLAARTDPLMPEGMVFVPFCYVEAAANMLTNPALDPYGKIPEFKYAACRLGAGAPAA, translated from the coding sequence ATGAGCACGCCCACCTCCGCGCCCACCCACTCCCCGGCTCCCTCCTTGACTGCACCGTCGGGCGCCTTCGAGCTCACCCTCGACGGCGTCCGCGTGCAGGCTTTTCCGGGCGAGACCCTGTGGCAGGTCGCCAGGCGTGCAGGCGAACGCATCCCGCACCTGTGCTTCAAGGACGCGCCGGGTTACCGCGCCGACGGCAACTGCCGCGCCTGCATGGTCGAGATCGAGGGTGAGCGCACGCTCGCCGCAAGCTGCATCCGCCCGGCGATGCCCGACATGGTGGTGAAGAGCGCCTCGTCCGAGCGCGTGCGCAACGCGCGCGAGGGCGTCATGACGCTGCTGCTCGCCGACCAGCCGGCGCGCGCCGACAGCCCCGACCGCTCCAGCCACTTCTGGGAGATGGTCGATCTGATGGCGCTCGACATCGACGCGCCCGACGCACCGCACGCCCGACTGCCGCCGCGCCGCGCAGCCCCGAACCCGCCCGACACCTCGCACACCGCGATGCACGTCAACCTCGACGCCTGCATCGCGTGCAACCTGTGCGTGCGCGCCTGCCGCGAGGTGCAGGTCAACGACGTCATCGGCCTCGCCTACCGCGGCGCAGGCTCGAAGATCGTTTTCGACTTCGACGATCCGATGGGCGACAGCACCTGCGTGGCCTGCGGCGAATGCGTGCAGGCCTGCCCGACCGGCGCGCTGATGCCCGCCCGCATCGTCGACGCACACGGCCGCGGCGACTCGGCCTGCGCCGACCGCAAGGTGGATTCGGTCTGTCCCTACTGTGGCGTGGGTTGCCAGCTCACCTACCACGTCAAGGACGAGAAGATCGTCTTCGTCGAAGGCCGCAACGGGCCGTCGAACGAGAACCGCCTGTGCGTCAAGGGCCGCTTCGGCTTCGACTACCCCAACCACCCGTCGCGCCTCACCGTGCCGCTGATCCGCCGCGAAGGCGTGCCGAAAGGCCTCGACCCGGATTTCGACCCCGCCAAGCCGCTCACCCATTTCCGCGTCGCCAGCTGGGACGAGGCGCTCGACCTCGCCGCCGCCGGCCTGCGCCGCCTGCGCGACGCGCACGGCCCCGACGCGCTCGCCGGCTTTGGCAGCGCCAAGTGTTCGAACGAGGAAGCCTGGCTGTTCCAGAAACTGGTGCGCACCGGCTTCCATTCGAATCATGTCGACCACTGCACCCGCCTGTGCCATGCCAGCTCGGTGGCGGCGCTGATCGAATGCATCGGCTCGGGCGCGGTCACCGCATCCTTCATGCAGGCCCAGCAAGCCGACGTCGTCATCCTCACCGGCTGCAACCCGACCGTGAACCACCCGGTCGCCGCCACCTACTTCAAGCAGGCGGCCAAGCGCGGCACCAAGCTCATCGTGCTCGACCCGCGCGGCATCACCATGGGCGCCTACGCCCACCGCATGGTGCGCTTCACCCCGGGCAGCGACGTGTCGCTGTTGAACGCCATGCTCAACGTCATCGTCACCGAACACCTCTACGACGAGGCCTACATCGCCGCCCACACCGAAGGCTTCGAGGCGCTCAAGGCCCATGTCGCGCCGATGACGCCCGAGGCCATGGCGCCCGCCTGCGGCGTCGCCCCCGACGAGATCCGCGACATCGCCCGCCTGTACGCCAAGGCCGATCGCGCGATGATCTTCTGGGGCATGGGCATCTCGCAGCACACGCATGGCACCGACAACGCGCGCTGCCTGATCTCGCTCGCGCTCGCCACTGGCCAGATCGGCCGCCCCGGCACCGGCCTGCATCCGCTGCGCGGGCAGAACAATGTGCAGGGTGCATCGGACGCCGGCCTCATCCCGATGGTCTTCCCCGACTACCAGCCGGTGGGCGACGCGCAGATCCGCGCCGCCTTCGAGGAGCTGTGGAACACGCCACCCGACCAACCGCTGGCCGACAAGCCCGGCCTCACCGTGGTCGAGATCGTGCACGCCATCCACGCCGGCACCATCCGCGGCATGTACATCCAGGGCGAGAACCCGGCCATGTCCGACCCCGACCTCGACCACGCCCGCGGCGCGCTCGCCAGGCTTGAACACCTGGTCGTGCAGGACCTCTTCGTCACCGAGACCGCGCAGTTCGCCGACGTCATCCTGCCCGCCTCGGCCTGGGCCGAGAAGGACGGCACCGTCACCAACACCAACCGCCAGGTGCAGATGGGCCGCGCCGCCGTACCCCTGCCCGGCGACGCCCGCCCCGACTGGTGGATCATCCAGGAGATCGCCCGACGGCTCGGGCTCGACTGGCACTACACCCACCCGCGCGACGTGTTCGCCGAGATGAAGCGCGGCATGCACTCGCTCGACCACATCAGCTGGGAACGCCTGCAGGCCGAAGCGTCGGTCACCTACCCCTGCCCCGCCGACGACGCCCCCGGCCTGGACGTGGTCTTCGGCGACCGCTTCCCCACCGCCAGCGGCCGCGCCCGCTTCCGCCCCACGGTGCCGCTACCGCCCGACGAGCCGATCGACGACGCCTTCCCCACCGTGCTCATCACCGGCCGCCAGCTCGAACACTGGCACACCGGCTCGATGACCCGCCGCGCCAGCGTGCTCGACGCGCTGGAACCGGCCGCGGTGGCCACCCTCGCGCCCGGCGAACTCGCCCGCCTGGGACTCGAACCCGGCGCTGCACTGTCCATCGAGACCCGCCGCGGCAGGATCACGCTCGCCGCCCGCACCGACCCGCTGATGCCCGAAGGCATGGTCTTCGTGCCCTTCTGCTACGTGGAAGCGGCGGCCAACATGCTGACCAATCCGGCGCTCGACCCGTACGGCAAGATTCCCGAGTTCAAGTACGCGGCATGCAGACTGGGGGCGGGCGCTCCCGCGGCATAG
- a CDS encoding MaoC family dehydratase has product MTPPHYLDDLTVGQKFGSGRRTLGLDAIRSFAAEFDPQPFHLDEAAAQETLFRGLAASGWHTAAVTMRLLVDSEFRPAGGVVGAGLEELRWPRPARPGDELRLEIEVLDVRPSKSRPEQGIVKVRVTTLNQDDEALQVYVANVVVKRRV; this is encoded by the coding sequence ATGACACCGCCTCACTATCTCGACGACCTGACCGTGGGCCAGAAATTCGGCTCGGGCCGCCGCACGCTCGGACTCGACGCGATCCGGTCCTTTGCGGCCGAATTCGACCCGCAGCCCTTCCACCTCGATGAGGCGGCGGCGCAGGAAACGCTCTTCCGCGGGCTCGCGGCCAGCGGCTGGCACACGGCGGCGGTCACCATGCGGCTGCTGGTAGACAGCGAGTTCCGCCCGGCCGGCGGCGTGGTCGGCGCCGGCCTGGAGGAACTGCGCTGGCCGCGGCCGGCGCGGCCAGGGGATGAGTTGCGTCTCGAGATCGAGGTGCTCGATGTCCGCCCGTCGAAGTCACGGCCGGAGCAGGGCATCGTCAAGGTGCGCGTCACGACGCTGAACCAGGACGACGAGGCGCTGCAGGTCTATGTAGCGAATGTGGTGGTGAAACGGCGGGTTTGA
- a CDS encoding MFS transporter encodes MFQTLRRADVLVVTLAAAGILMVTMGVRQSFGLFVSPLNSATGMGVATVSLALAIGQLSWGAIQPVAGALADRYGARVVLVAGLVVLAVGCALTPFVDDGFGLAVSLGLLASMGSGIGSFSVLIGAAAQRLPADARGAASGVINAGGSFGQFVFAPLLQKLIQSIGWMGAMWAMALAALAALPLVGRLAAPGAATAAAHAAGSEQRLGPAVRAALKDRSYLLLHAGFFTCGFHIAFLVTHLPGEVDLCGLPAGVASTSLAIIGLANVFGSLFAGAWVGRYRSKHVLSLMYGSRALLIAWYLLMPPTAWTFYLFAAGLGFTWLATVPPTAAIVGKLFGTRYLATLFGLTLLSHQIGGFLGAWLGGLALSEFGDFTWMWYADMALALAAALVNLPIREARVQPLQARAA; translated from the coding sequence ATGTTCCAAACCCTGCGCCGCGCCGACGTGCTGGTCGTCACCCTGGCCGCCGCCGGCATCCTGATGGTCACGATGGGCGTGCGGCAGTCGTTCGGACTGTTCGTCAGCCCGCTCAACAGCGCGACCGGCATGGGCGTGGCCACCGTCAGCCTGGCGCTGGCGATCGGTCAGCTCAGCTGGGGGGCGATCCAGCCCGTTGCCGGCGCGCTCGCCGACCGCTACGGAGCGCGGGTGGTGCTGGTGGCGGGCCTGGTGGTGCTCGCAGTGGGTTGCGCGCTGACGCCCTTCGTCGACGACGGCTTCGGCCTCGCGGTGAGCCTGGGCCTGCTGGCCTCGATGGGCTCGGGGATCGGCAGCTTCTCGGTGCTGATCGGTGCCGCGGCGCAGCGACTGCCGGCCGATGCGCGCGGTGCGGCGTCGGGGGTGATCAACGCCGGCGGCTCGTTCGGCCAGTTCGTGTTCGCGCCGCTGTTGCAGAAGCTGATCCAGTCGATCGGCTGGATGGGCGCGATGTGGGCGATGGCGCTGGCGGCGCTGGCTGCGCTGCCGCTGGTCGGCCGGCTCGCGGCGCCCGGTGCCGCGACCGCAGCGGCGCATGCGGCGGGGAGCGAACAGCGCCTTGGCCCGGCCGTGCGCGCGGCGCTGAAGGACCGGAGCTACCTGCTGCTGCACGCGGGCTTCTTCACCTGCGGCTTTCACATCGCCTTCCTGGTCACGCATCTGCCCGGCGAGGTCGACCTGTGCGGCCTTCCGGCCGGCGTGGCCAGCACCTCGCTGGCCATCATCGGGCTGGCCAACGTGTTCGGCAGCCTGTTCGCCGGCGCCTGGGTGGGGCGCTACCGCAGCAAGCACGTGCTGTCCTTGATGTATGGCTCGCGCGCGCTGCTGATCGCCTGGTACCTGCTGATGCCGCCCACCGCATGGACCTTCTACCTGTTCGCCGCCGGCCTGGGCTTCACGTGGCTGGCCACGGTGCCGCCGACGGCGGCGATCGTCGGCAAGCTGTTCGGCACGCGCTATCTGGCGACGCTGTTCGGGCTGACCCTGCTGTCGCACCAGATCGGCGGCTTTCTCGGTGCCTGGCTGGGCGGACTTGCATTGAGCGAGTTCGGCGACTTCACTTGGATGTGGTACGCGGACATGGCGCTCGCGCTCGCCGCCGCACTGGTCAATCTCCCCATACGCGAGGCGCGGGTGCAGCCGCTGCAGGCGCGCGCCGCCTGA
- a CDS encoding LysR substrate-binding domain-containing protein, whose amino-acid sequence MNPYPPLKALVAFDAAMRTGSFSLAAAELFVTPGAVGQQIQKLEEWLGVALFVRQVRQVQPTEDALGYWKRIQPALAQIADASHRLRDRRNSAVVLSMPPGFATKWFASRMASLLRQHPEIELHLNATPQVIDLERESIDLAIRYFDGQAPELDVTLLLQDESRVYANPRYLAPLDLREPDDVARATLLVTTLQPHWPTWLERYSRLSAARIAAIPRIHFDQSLMAIEAARLGQGLILTSPHLVEAELAEGSLVEAFAHALALTQGYYLAHHGRLPLRPAVATVKQWLIDEAGNSVHVPPGPPS is encoded by the coding sequence ATGAATCCTTACCCGCCCCTGAAAGCGCTTGTTGCCTTCGACGCCGCGATGCGCACCGGCAGTTTTTCTCTTGCTGCGGCGGAACTCTTCGTCACCCCTGGTGCCGTCGGCCAGCAGATCCAGAAGCTGGAGGAATGGCTGGGCGTCGCACTGTTCGTGCGCCAGGTCCGCCAGGTGCAGCCGACCGAGGACGCGCTCGGCTACTGGAAGCGCATCCAGCCCGCGTTGGCGCAGATCGCCGACGCCAGCCACAGGCTCCGCGACCGCCGCAACAGCGCAGTGGTGCTGTCCATGCCGCCGGGCTTTGCCACCAAGTGGTTCGCCAGCCGCATGGCCAGCCTGCTACGCCAGCATCCCGAGATCGAACTGCACCTCAATGCCACGCCCCAGGTGATCGACCTCGAGCGCGAATCCATCGACCTCGCCATCCGGTATTTCGACGGCCAGGCCCCCGAACTCGACGTGACGCTGCTGCTCCAGGACGAGAGCCGCGTCTACGCCAACCCGCGCTACCTCGCCCCGCTCGACCTGCGCGAACCGGACGACGTGGCGCGCGCGACGCTGCTGGTGACGACGCTGCAACCGCACTGGCCGACCTGGCTGGAGCGCTACAGCCGGCTGTCGGCGGCGCGGATCGCTGCCATCCCGCGCATCCACTTCGACCAGAGCCTGATGGCGATCGAGGCCGCGCGCCTGGGACAGGGCCTGATCCTGACCAGCCCGCACCTGGTGGAAGCGGAACTGGCCGAAGGCTCGCTGGTGGAAGCGTTCGCGCACGCGCTGGCGCTGACGCAGGGCTACTACCTGGCGCACCACGGCAGGCTGCCGCTGCGCCCGGCCGTGGCGACGGTCAAGCAGTGGTTGATCGATGAGGCCGGCAACTCGGTCCATGTGCCGCCAGGCCCTCCGTCATGA
- a CDS encoding cold-shock protein, with translation MAAGTVKWFNDSKGFGFITPEAGGEDLFAHFSAIQGSGFKTLAEGQRVTFDVTNGPKGLQASNIRAAD, from the coding sequence ATGGCAGCAGGTACCGTCAAGTGGTTCAACGATTCCAAGGGTTTTGGGTTCATCACGCCGGAAGCCGGCGGTGAAGACCTTTTCGCCCATTTTTCCGCCATCCAGGGCTCGGGTTTCAAGACCCTCGCCGAAGGCCAGCGCGTCACCTTCGACGTGACCAACGGCCCCAAGGGCCTGCAGGCGTCGAACATCCGCGCCGCTGACTGA
- a CDS encoding HAD-IB family hydrolase, producing MRGEAGAGALNCLASPDRAPADGASSALALFDLDFTLIPSDSGLRWARFLVGEGVLPSGTDEAYLDTCHDYVAGRIDIEVLHRFAAERLLAVAAGDVPELQHRFEAVIRSELPTASRELVAHHRQAGDLCCIVTTTNEVVARPFARAFGIPNLLGSRPRIENGRFTGEYIGPLCHGAGKVERVMAWLGERAATVPGVRAAESPAALTGFRERVFYSDSRSDLPLLEWVDQPIAVRPDAMLRAHAEARGWRIIEQLA from the coding sequence ATGCGCGGGGAGGCCGGGGCTGGTGCGCTCAACTGCCTTGCATCGCCGGATCGCGCCCCGGCTGATGGTGCATCGTCGGCGCTCGCGCTGTTCGACCTCGACTTCACCCTCATCCCGTCCGACAGCGGCCTGCGCTGGGCGCGCTTCCTGGTGGGCGAGGGCGTGTTGCCGTCGGGGACAGACGAGGCCTATCTGGATACCTGCCATGACTATGTCGCCGGCCGCATCGACATCGAGGTGCTGCACCGCTTCGCCGCCGAGCGCCTGCTGGCGGTCGCCGCAGGCGATGTCCCGGAACTCCAGCACCGCTTCGAGGCGGTGATCCGCAGCGAACTTCCCACCGCCAGCCGAGAACTGGTTGCGCACCATCGCCAGGCCGGCGACCTGTGCTGCATCGTGACCACGACCAACGAGGTGGTCGCGAGGCCGTTTGCGCGCGCCTTCGGCATCCCGAACCTGCTCGGCAGCCGCCCGCGCATCGAGAACGGCCGCTTCACGGGCGAGTACATCGGGCCCTTGTGCCACGGCGCCGGCAAGGTCGAGCGTGTCATGGCCTGGCTGGGCGAGCGTGCCGCGACGGTCCCCGGGGTGCGCGCCGCAGAATCGCCTGCGGCGCTGACCGGCTTTCGCGAGCGCGTCTTCTATTCGGATTCCCGCAGCGATCTGCCCTTGCTCGAATGGGTTGACCAGCCCATTGCAGTGCGCCCCGACGCAATGTTGCGCGCCCACGCGGAGGCGCGCGGCTGGCGGATCATCGAGCAACTGGCTTGA